From Diceros bicornis minor isolate mBicDic1 chromosome 8, mDicBic1.mat.cur, whole genome shotgun sequence, a single genomic window includes:
- the NKX1-1 gene encoding NK1 transcription factor-related protein 1 has product MSASGPAAPGDGPSLPSPPGPGPGPAPPTPAAAARDAMDGRSELPAFPRTGAPPLAASDTVPAAPEGAGAARPGPPPRPTSFSVLDILDPNKFNSRRRRCVLLGPVAPAACAPCAPAPAAPGRPPRTEELERRALAAAGGAGAEPLHAGDPGPADEAEANGYSSGRSPSGDSGDEAPDDEEHPAPEAGAARGAEEARGSGGGLGARGSGCPGAAEAEAIPGAMEEAAAPGPRGNSPGAPGPPGASAAAAGSTGTTPQGAAAAPKPKRKRTGSDSKSGKPRRARTAFTYEQLVALENKFKATRYLSVCERLNLALSLSLTETQVKIWFQNRRTKWKKQNPGADTSAPTGGGGGPGPGAGPGAGLPGGLSPLSPSPPMGAPLAMHGPAGYPAHGPGGLVCTAQLPFLSSPAVLSPFVLGSQSYGAPAFYAPHL; this is encoded by the exons ATGAGCGCGAGCGGGCCGGCGGCTCCTGGGGACGGCCCCTCGCTGCCGTCGCCGCCGGGGCCCGGCCCGGGGCCCGCACCGCCcacgcccgccgccgccgcccgggacGCCATGGATGGGCGCTCAGAGCTGCCCGCCTTCCCCCGGACCGGAGCCCCGCCGCTCGCCGCCAGCGACACGGTGCCCGCGGCGCCCGAGGGGGCTGGTGCGGCCCGGCCCGGTCCGCCGCCGCGCCCCACCTCCTTCTCGGTGCTGGACATCCTGGACCCCAACAAGTTCAACAGCAGAAGACGCCGCTGTGTACTGCTGGGCCCCGTGGCTCCCGCTGCGTGCGCCCCGTGCGCCCCGGCCCCCGCCGCCCCGGGACGCCCCCCGCGCACGGAGGAGCTGGAACGCCGCGCCCTCGCCGCCGCCGGAGGAGCCGGAGCTGAGCCGCTGC ACGCCGGCGACCCCGGCCCGGCGGACGAGGCCGAGGCCAACGGCTACAGCAGCGGCCGCAGCCCGAGCGGAGACAGCGGGGACGAGGCGCCCGACGACGAAGAGCACCCGGCGCCCGAGGCGGGGGCGGCGCGCGGCGCGGAGGAGGCGCGGGGAAGCGGCGGCGGCCTCGGGGCCCGCGGGTCGGGCTGTCCGGGCGCGGCCGAGGCGGAGGCGATCCCCGGCGCCATGGAGGAGGCCGCGGCCCCCGGCCCTCGCGGGAACTCGCCCGGAGCCCCGGGCCCGCCGGGGgcctcggcggcggcggcggggagcACAGGGACCACCCCGCAGGGCGCGGCGGCGGCACCGAAGCCCAAGCGGAAGCGCACGGGCTCCGACTCCAAGTCTGGGAAGCCGCGGCGTGCGCGCACCGCCTTCACCTACGAGCAGCTCGTGGCGCTGGAGAACAAGTTCAAGGCGACACGCTACCTGTCGGTGTGCGAGCGCCTCAACCTGGCGCTGTCGCTGAGTCTCACCGAGACGCAGGTGAAGATCTGGTTCCAGAACCGCCGCACCAAGTGGAAGAAGCAGAACCCGGGCGCCGACACGAGCGCGCCGACCGGCGGCGGCGGGGGTCCGGGGCCGGGCGCGGGGCCGGGCGCGGGGCTGCCCGGCGGCCTCAGCCCGCTCAGCCCGTCGCCGCCCATGGGCGCGCCGCTCGCCATGCACGGCCCGGCCGGGTACCCGGCGCACGGCCCCGGCGGCCTGGTGTGCACCGCGCAGCTGCCCTTCCTGTCAAGCCCGGCCGTGCTGTCGCCCTTTGTGCTGGGCTCGCAGAGCTACGGCGCGCCCGCTTTCTACGCGCCGCACCTGTGA